The following coding sequences lie in one Carassius carassius chromosome 1, fCarCar2.1, whole genome shotgun sequence genomic window:
- the LOC132132464 gene encoding ladderlectin-like has product CTLVRQETCESGWSAYKGRCFRFFNFPRSWIDAEKQCLGYDGNLASVHSYEEYIFVQIMIKYQTQETTESWIGGYDAVSEGTWLWSDGSKLDQEIWAPSQPDNSNRNEHCLMMNYQPSSNWNDNPCHIKKPYVCVKKYTPAFKFHVKL; this is encoded by the exons TGTACCCTGGTCAGACAAG AAACCTGTGAAAGTGGATGGTCTGCATATAAAGGTAGATGCTTCCGCTTTTTTAACTTTCCGCGTTCCTGGATTGATGCAGAG AAACAGTGTTTGGGCTACGATGGGAACCTGGCCTCTGTACACAGTTATGAGGAGTACATCTTCGTACAGATCATGATTAAATATCAAACTCAAGAGACAACTGAGTCCTGGATAGGAGGCTATGACGCTGTTTCA GAGGGAACATGGCTCTGGAGTGATGGATCAAAACTGGACCAAGAGATATGGGCTCCTTCACAACCTGACAATAGCAATAGAAACGAGCACTGTCTTATGATGAACTATCAAC CCTCGAGTAACTGGAATGACAACCCCTGTCACATTAAAAAGCcttatgtgtgtgtgaagaaatACACACCAGCATTTAAGTTTCATGTAAAATTGTGA